The Mytilus galloprovincialis chromosome 3, xbMytGall1.hap1.1, whole genome shotgun sequence genomic interval TCACCTTCAACTTCGACTTCAAACAATATTAAATCCACAAATTATTATGAACATTATGGTGTATAGGTGTTTTTCCATTTAGACAAATTAAAAGAAGAGGAGAAAAGTACCGAAAatataaaagaagaagaaaataaaatgaccATGCAATACGAAACGTTCAGTATATCTGACGAATTAAAGGAGCTGGAGGCGGAAGTAGAAGTATCTATGAGAGCAGGTAACTTCTTAAGTTAATTTGCAGTTGTATATTTTATGAGTTTTTCTGGACTTCATTTCTGTTTTTGTTccgtgaaaaaaaaaccaataatgcTTGCTAAACAGTAACTacaaagataagaagatgtggtgtgattgccaatgagaaatctCTCCCTCAGAgacaaatgacatagaagttaagtACTATAGGTTATCGTACGTCCTTCAACGATGAGCGAATGTCATACCGCACAGCCGGCTACAAATGGGCCgacgaagattttttttttgcgatCGTATAAAAACGATTTTGTCATTATGCTTTAACAATTATGATAACAGTTATATAGTACTTGTTTGTTCAACTTTGGTCAGATATTATtgagggtattttttttttcactttctatGACCAACAGGAAAAACTATGAAGAATGCTGGAGGCGTTTTCAAGGTAAttagaatatcaattatatgcatGGTCATCttaatctgggaacagtatatctaacatgaTATATGTTCCGGTTTTAATAAAAtctcctgtttataaaacttaaatttttttagagaaaaaaaataagaattttcttatccctgACATACATTACCTTAGTTgcatttggtacaacttttttgaattgttGGTCCTAAATgttcttaaactttgtacttgtttagattaattacttttttgatctgagagtgtcactgatgagccttatgtagacgaaacgcgcgtctggtgtaataaattataatcgtggtacctttgacaactattttACATGacaaataattaattattatagTATACAGGCCTAAACTACAAACTTCATGGAGCTATaggaaaagaaatgaaaaaagaagaaaggagggaaaaaagagaaaagatgAAAGAGGAGAGAAGACAAAAGAAATTAGACCGAGAAGAggaaatgattataaaaaagtaCACTAAAAGAATAGAAATGATTATGGAAAGGTACAATAAGGCTGATAAAGTGCAACAGATGAAAGAcaaaaagagaaaagagaaagATGAAAAGCACGAGAAAAAAACTCAAAAGATGTTGGAAAAAGGTAttcattttattgaaatgtaCACTTTCTATATTGTCGTGATGGTTGATTCCACGTGGACGTCTTTGACAAGACCAGCAATATTTTCGTATTGCAACAAACACACGTCAATGAAGTATTAAAACATCGtataaacttgaaatttataAATTCCCAATGCAATAAGAAAAACTTTATCCTTTGGTCTTTAAATAAGTGTGTCGTTGCAACATAATAacacttcttatttttatatattgatatcaAACTTTCATGAACcaatttgattttaaactttCATGAACTTATTTGATTTTGAACTTTCATGAACGTATTTGATTTTGACACTTGTTTTTACAGAAAAGAAGAAAATGGAGACAGAATGTGACAAAGATGGAAAGAAAAACACAGTTTTATCCAGCATTCAGGcattttttggttgtttttcttgtttaaatcGTCAGGAAAAAGCAGATGTAtgataaattaatattttgtataatatcaattttctttattttatcactgttttttgtattataataaatcttcttttcttttctccttgtttttcatattatatatttttaatcaattaatttataaatggaaTTATGTCTAACGTGAAGACACACAATGGACTTTCTTAAGATGTAAATCATCTGGAACGAAATACAAGTATTCTCAAACGTGACAAATGCTCTCAACTCAAATCCTAATTTGCTAGGATTATTAAgcagatgtggtacgattgccaatgagaccaaccCTTTACCAGAGACCGCTGAAACTTACAACTTTTGATCACCATACGTCCTTCAACCACGAgaaaagcccataacgcatacaTAGGTATAAAAGTCGacgtaaacaatttaaaatagaccagatgctccgcagggtgcagctttatacgaccgcagagattGAAcgctgaacggttggggcaagtatgaacacaccattcaagctggattcagctctcaATTTGgaatgtgattaaatagttgacacagcataggtttctgacacagaatgaatgtggtctcatgaacttaaaattttgttttgcctttgagcaattcactatgctgttagATATTAATACTCTCAAAAAAacgtttgaagaaattttctttttatttatgaaatcttaaataagaaaaatttaccccccccccaattttttttcacatccctctttcctttattcaaaactgatctcaattcaaatttctaaaagagtttgcaacaataattactcattcaaatacatcataaaattttaaaatgaaaaaaagtgcttgttatcactgaatggcaaagattgttttaatttatcagttggaagtaaaagtgaatatacattgtgtattgttAGTCCAGCGTTTTGGGACAATTGAGCACtttatggtaaaagcatgaaactttgcacagtgTTAGTTATGATGTTTATAAAAATTTTTGGATATGGAGCCATCAAAAATATCCACAATGGCCGCCAACAGTGATGAAGCAGAGTCCAAAAATATAGTATaattaatcatttgaaaataaaagcacaaatCTTTGCATATCGCTAGTTATGATGATTATTAATCTTTTCTGAATAAtatggaacaataaaaaaaaaatggccgcCAACAGTCATGCGACAGAGTCCCAAAAAAATGGTACAATtgatcatttgaaaataaaattgcaaaactTTGCATATTGATAGTAATGATGCTAATTAATCTTTTCTGAATATTGAACGATCAAAAATAATTCCTTAATGGCCGACAAATTTAAAATGGCCGCCAAACGTCTTATTATCAGAAACTGTCGGGTATATCTAGAAAGCTATTAGCGTCACTGATAcgtcatttgtagacgaaacacgcatctGGTATAAAGAAGTTATCCACAAGGAATATATAAACCAATTTACGATCATAGTTTTTAAAACATGGCTACTGAAAAGACGTTCAGGTTATCAAGTGTAGAATATGACAAAAAGACTAAATCAAATAATATTGATTGGGCAAATTGCATCCTATGCCAAGAAATTATAGATGAAAAACTGATATATGCCCATTTGATTCTAAACGTTCAAATGTTGGTGCTGGTTATCAATCTTTAGCTGACAATATTAAGAAGTTTCATAAAATAACGATTAATGCCTGAAGGCATTAATGTGTGCATTGAAAACTTAGATGAGGGATCTGGAATAGCACAGTCTTCCATTGACCAAAAGGCATGTTGGCACAAATCTTGCAACTTAAAACTGAACAGGACAAAGTTGAATAGAGCAGAAAAACGAACCTCACATGAGAGGATAGATGATAAAGCAACCACATCTAAAAAAACACTATACATAGCTCTTCCATTCAGTCCACCAGTAACCCGTCTGTGTGCTTTTTCCATAATGAAAATATTCAAGAAGCCCTTCATGAGTCCTCAACGTTTGGATAAGATATACGTTTGAGAGAATGTGCAGTAAAATTAAATGACACATTGTTACTTGCAAAGTTAAGAACTGTTGATCTAATTGCACAGGAAGCAAAGTACCACTCTGAATGTTTAGTTTCCTTATATAATCGTGCATCTCGAAtagaaatgaaaaatgataatgtCAAATCTAAGAAGGAAAGTCAAATCCATGGTATTGCATTTTCAGAACTAGTCTCTTATAAaattccgcggaacccagtgtctcgcctatttttgctgtaaattgcaggctcaacaacaatgaggaaaaaaatcaataaaaatattcctcttgttactattttatgattgtaagaaaatctaagtccatttaaaagtaaattaccgAAAAAacggagtaatctttttacaaactttacttctggatactatcttatgatcataaacaagcttctgcccaagtttggtacaaacccaggatagtttaagaaagttttaaaaactttaaccacagagtgaatgtaatgtttccccgcagaaaaaaactaagtccatttataagtaaaatatggaaaaaatggaattttattttttcaaaatttacttctggatattatcttatgatcataaacaagcttctgtccaagtttggtacaaacccaggatagtttgagaaagttattaaaattctaaaaactttaactacagagtgaatgttttgtttccccgcagaaaaaaactaagtccatttatagtaaaatacggaaaaaatggaattttatttttacaaaatttacccatggatactatctaatgatcataaacaagcttctgtcaaagtttggtagaaatccagtatagtttaagaaagttattaaaatttcaaaaactttaaccacagagtgaatatttgttgacgccgacgacgacggaatgtaggatcgcttagtctcgctttttcgactaaagtcgaaggctcgattATAAATGAAACAAGATCATGCGATGAGACCATAAGTGTTTAAAAGTTGTCAGATACATGTAAACTTTATAAGAAAAGAGTAACATGTCTAGGTGCAGATGTTTCATCTCGAGTTAATAGTACACAACTGAAACACAGAATTGTATCTAATTTCCCTAACTTAGATGCTTACAAACAAGGCCTTGAAAACATTCTTGCTTTCAAAGATGACATTGGTCCTACATTGAAGAGAGTCTGATTAGAAGACTTAGATAATAAGTTTGTCAACATATCAAAAGCAGCTAGGTTTGTTCGTAAAGATATTTTtgcatcaaatttaaaatttaaacctTCCCAAATGGATGTCGGGAAGTTTCTGTACCGAAGTCATTGCTTTCTTTGGTCAGTATAATTCAGTTTGGACCTAACATTCAGGATCGTTCATATTCTCAGTCGACATTAACAATAGCACAGCTCCTGATGTATAGTTGTAAAAAGAAACTATCCAACCATCACATGAAAGATCATGAACCTCCAGTTTGTGCTTATTTGGGAATCATGATCCACTGTCATGAATGTAAGACTAGAAGACGTGATCTAGTAGATACTTTCTTCAAACTAGGAATGTCTGCCTCCTACGACCGAGTGTTAGAAATTTCGACTTCCATGGCCAATGATGCTTGTCGTCTTTATGTCCAAgaatatggcaagccgttctcgtcaaaactatgtttaaaccctttttccgaaaaaaaaatacacactgagaattaaaaacctaaaataacacactaagaaatcgaaattacacaatgagatttaaaaaaataaaaaacacacactgaggattcaaaattacacactgagatgaaattaactaaaaaaacacacactgagaattgttaattacacactgagatttcaaaaatacgcactgagattaatatgcaaattacaaatgaatattcatgagatgaataattcaacagatttatatcttgatctcaagaactcttgtcagtCATAATAATGAAATGCGGTTCCTTataccaacattcgtaataaatttcaagaattaacatcgctcatattcataagtttgttgcctataattcagatcattactaccagtaattaaacatgtGTCCCTTTTCAAAGTCTTCTAACTGTTTCcctgatttcgctagttaatctttatatttttgttacgtttatatgctataataaaaacttgagtaaaaatttcactgcattctgTTGCAGATTGTTCctatgttttcttataattttaataaagtttttcaccatttggttgtattttgtaataagagtaagtgccgggtatttttcttgttcttgtatttctaaagttttttttattaataatttggaaccaaatcgaaggactaacgagttttgtccccttgttgttttaagcttgtaatagattcagattaagtatgctaattagatatgtgcgcataaaaagtgcgcacaaatctcagtgtgtaattttaaattctcagtgtgtaattttaaattctcagtgtgtaattttaaattctcagtgtgtaatttcaaattctcagtgtgtgttttcagtttatttattctcagtgtgtctatttgaaatctcagtgtgtaattttcaattctcagtgtgtaattttcaattctcagtgtgtaattttcaattctcagtgtgtaattttcaattctcagtgtgcgtttttcatttttgtaatctcagtgcgtctttatgaaatctcagtgtgtaatttttaatactcagtgtgtaattttcaattctctgTGTGTAATtctcaattctcagtgtgcgttttgaagtttttaaatctcagtgtgctttgttgtaattctcagtgtgtaaaattttcgaaaaatggtttaatcatagttttgacgagaacggcttgccatacaagAAGGTATTGATTTTCCTACCAATCTACTACGAAATGTGTTTACTTCATCTGCTGGAGACAACATtgtgattttgtgattttacttttttttttatcacaatccaaccAGTATCTCGTTAAAAGATACATTCCATGGTACAGGTATATCTTTATTCCAACATATTTCAGAGGATGTTCAAGGCGTTGTTCAAACATTTCACCAATCTGAAACTATGTTGAAATGCCAGTCAAAGAGATTGCCTCTTTTACCAGAGCGTTATTCAAATCTTCCACCAGATGTACTAAGATCCGGTGAACCAGATATCCCATCAGTTGAAGGAGAACTTTCAATTGACATGTCCTTAGTTCCAGCTGCATTAAAAGGGGAATTCAAATGGCTGAACAGCTGTGGATAGGATTTGGCACTGGAAAGAACTTCCGATATATTTCAATCCATGGATTGTGTCTTGCTCTAGGACCATT includes:
- the LOC143066843 gene encoding uncharacterized protein LOC143066843; its protein translation is MKETENTNDQEKKKTQAIDGTKKNKTKKGEEKNIDEMEKESQNKLKEEEKSTENIKEEENKMTMQYETFSISDELKELEAEVEVSMRAGKTMKNAGGVFKYTGLNYKLHGAIGKEMKKEERREKREKMKEERRQKKLDREEEMIIKKYTKRIEMIMERYNKADKVQQMKDKKRKEKDEKHEKKTQKMLEKEKKKMETECDKDGKKNTVLSSIQAFFGCFSCLNRQEKADV